accataatataatagtaaaagtgtgcatatatatatatattaaaagttatGCACGTCCTTCGTCCATGATAGTTaagaagagtttttttttttttttttcacttccaTCTACTCGTCAtgttatatattttgaatatCACGTTTGGTAcattaattatttcatattaaaGTAATCGTTTCATATTTATATTGTGGAATCGAGtgccaaaaaaaaaatatttgtaacatttttattgatttttaattaaaaataaataaagaaacatGAATTTTTAATTTCACGATATCTTGTAATAATAATAGGATGGTATATAATTAAGGACGCCAAAATTGATAGGTTAGAGAGTCTAAGGAGGCGGCCATTACTAAAATGAAGTAGCAGTCAAAACTGAAGTTGAATTTATGTAATATTCAATTTCTTGGTGCATTAGCAACAGCAGTAAAACAAGTCTCATGACTCATGAGTGTtgaatttcatttaaataataaatggaAGAAGCGCCTTTCCAATATTATTTGTATTTCTTAATTATAAGCATATTATTTTGAATGATGAAGTAGttgtcaaattttgaaaaatcacagaATAGGTTGAATTTTGGTTTCTTGTTACAATAAATAATTTGCGACGTCATTCTCCttttagatattttaattaaCGTTGCCCAATTTTAttggttttctttttaattgaatttgtatcattttttttaattttaatatttcattcacaTCAACTTTGAAAACgttttatatattttcaactcatatttataaaaataaataaaacattgataaattatttatcccatgtgtataaaattaaattgaaaaaaaaaactggcTATCAAATGCATCTCtgatttaatataataatatgtgGTGGTTGGTGGTTTccattgtttctttatttttaaataataaagaaacaaaaaatgtTGTATGGAGTGCTGCTCTATCTTCACATGACAGCAAAATTTAGCATCAAACAAGATCAGCTCACCCTAGTATTTGCCCTATCGCATCTTTCATcctctctttctctttttaaaaatatatcttcAAATCAATTTATCAATCTTAtattcttgtttttattttatctcTGCTCTATCTTCATGCTTAAATATTCCATTTAATGTTTCTTTAGCCCTTTGCCCATTGGGTCAttcaattaatatattaaaaatatatttatttatttcacactccaattttataaaaaaaattactttaatcctctctttaaattattttatcattttaaacccttaaatttatttatttttttattaaaccacGTCAAAATGGTTGtaaaagataaacatatttttttaacttgGTTGATATGGTGTGGATAACAATTCAacgtttaaataattttaaattttttaaaattttaataaaaatataaaatttattttaaaaaataaaaaatcactaaagttatttaaaaagtattaatatatatttttaatatttttatattttaaaaaataattaaatgatgacattttctatttattttaagataatttaataaaaatataaattgaatgacaaaatgacaaaaatttaaataaatgcaTACTTTTTTGGTATATTAGTCGATAAAAGAAAACATACGTAATCAATAAACTAGTGGTAtaatatcttctttttttttattactttattgtTTCTCTACAAATATGGACATAGTGTAATGTAACCTATTTTCAGAAAGAAGAAAAGTAGTGTAACCTAATTCTACTTTTTGTTTGAAGGTGTTGAAAGTGGAAACTTTTGAATGAATACCACATTGAATCTTTTCATGGAAAAGTTTTAATAACTGTGAGATGAATATTGtataaacattttatatttataattaaagtaataaaaattatatttattacttaataatAAACCATTTCTATAATAaaattagttttaataaaaattatatatttaactcTTTTTATACTTGATCTATCGCTTAATGGGATGATACCTTAATAACActgaataaaaaaaatgtaaatttaataacaaaaaagatatactaaaagtaaaatattaagcCTTAAATATATTGACAATGGTTTTAGAGACAATCAAGTACAAGAATCTGAATAAGCTAATGGATTGAAATTGCATGATCACATCGGCTTTATTCTTTTTCGAGATTAAGGGCCAGTTCTGCATTACTTTTCGAAAGTACTTCTGgttccaaaagcacttttggaagAAAAACTGTGCAGAACAAGTTActtttagctgaaatttttagcttttcagaagtgtttttgaaaagcacttctgaaaaggagaagttaaaatttttagtttttcctctcccaaaagcactttttagtgtttaattactttttcacccctccaataacatagtatttttctttttttcttggtacttaattacaaatgtgttaaaatcattaattaaaaataaaaaatattttttaatatactaattacaaatatttaatagttatatttaaatatttaaaatatagtttatatattctaattaaattttaaaataattaatatttattacttaaaaatatttaaaatttatattttatatattaaaatattaacaagaagttataataatttttttatattcttactaaaatataataatattaactaatttaaatattatttaaatatatagttgttacttgataataacatgtctatttctcaaaagcactttttcacagcaatgctaaacactcaaattttaaatcaaatttttcaaaagcacttctcaaaagcacttttccacaacactttttaaaagcacttttcaaaagcattgtcAAACTAGCCCTAACATAAGAGGAGTACGATTCTGCATGGTATAAAAATGGGTGCCATCAAATATATTTTGTACTGGAGTTTTGAAATCATTGCTaacaaattgcataaagtgtttGGAAGGGGTGGTGGGAAAGTGTATACTTTTTTTGTACTAAATTTAGAAACTGAAAATAAAATCGAATATATAGGAATTGTTTACGTAGTTTGATTTTCCTACTCCATAAAGATTAGCTTAAtgagaaataaatattttcaacaCTTACAACAAGTGATCCTAATCTATCAGACATATATGACAATTTCTTCACCTttgcatattaaaaaaaaaaaaactctcaccGCTAAATTTACTCATGTGAATTCAGCAAAAAAACTACAACACTAAAGATTTTACTATCAATATACACTCACAAAATATAGTTCCTCATTTGAACAAATTTAGTGTTCTCAATTATCGGTTCATAAACCTATACAATTCTATTAATTTATAAAGAATATttcgagacttgctaacataaaATGATCTATCATAATCCCTATAAAACAACcacaatatatataataatattgaaaaagataAACAAGGATTCTTGGCAACTAAGTTTTTTGTGATTCAATCCAATTCAACTCCCTTGATTCAAGGGATTAGATAAAGGTGATCCAATTCTATCCGATCTCCAAAATATGTTTCTTCAAGTAATATGATCTTCATAGATGGGCCACATGTCGTCCATATACTCAACATAGTCTATTCAAACTGTTCAATAAATTGCCAACAGTTCAAATATGAAAACTATCTTTGAACAAATCCAGTGCTAGGGAAGTGGGTACTTCCTTTACACTTAAAGGCTAGTGTCATTTTTTTTCAACATGTAAAAATTACTAACATTATGGCCAACTACTACCCAGTTTATCCAGTAAAATTGAGCAAGGATCCCATCAATACCTAGTGCCTTGAGGGGTTGCATCTTAAAAACCACACATTTAATCCCCTTATCTACCACAATTTCTAGAAGAATCGTACTAATAAGAAAAAGGCGTTGGAAGCAACCTTTATACTGATAAGAAAGGTCCAATTTCGAAAAACAGCCTCCTAAATAAAGTCAAGACCCGTCAACAAATGACATTTCAATTATCATACCACTTGCCATTTTCCAACCAAAGATAATCACACCTATGTCTCTATATTTTTTAGGAGTCATTCGCTCCAATAGCTAAGATAATGtatctcctcaattggacttgatagataacATAATAGTCGCTTGATTCAATTTGCTCAGTTTGATTCCTTAAAGTACGAACTATTTAGATTACCTACTATTAAAAATTGTCTTCTTGCATCATAATCCATCCCTGTGATgcaacttagtattagttaaatctTAGGTAACCGGTAAGTCagtattttttttgttcattttattttttatgtaaaaatcgGTGAGGACAATTCTATACAAGAtaataatttaaccatgaatttttattaaccaatatgttcgaaaagttacaaaaataataataaaataactacaCAAAGGGAACAAAATCTCAACACCTTTTTGGTATGATGGCGAAAGGCTCTTGGTGTACTGATGAAGGGTTTCTAATGGTGTAGGTGAAGTGCCCCATTATTGTGCTACTGAAAGGTTCCTTGGGCTTCCCATGGTTGACCCCTTCTTGGGGTGTAGAGAGTGCTTCTGTTGACGTATTTAAGGGAAGCATCTTTGTTTCCCCTCAAATTTAAACCTCCAAGAAACCCAAATATTGCGAAAACTTCAAGAAACCCCCACAGTATTAAAAGCTTCAAAAGATTCATTATTGGAGAAAGATAAAAGAGCTTGAGGGGTTTAAGTCAAGCATTCTTACTTATGGAAGAGACACAAGTTTTTGCTTAGCTCCCATAGATGACACCAATTGTTGTAACATGTATGTTACACCAACGGTAAAATGATACAATGGTTCCAGTTCACACCGtaaatggatgtgaaaaatcactataatATGGGCAACTTATATTGTAAATGGTGTAGAGAGTTGTTAGAATAGAGGTTTGAGGATGTTGGAGTTGAGTTTGAGTAGAGTATAAATAATGTGGGCTACTTGAATGTCTTCCTCTTGCTTCGGTGTTGAGAAAGGGTATTTATAGAGGGAGGTTGGCTGGCAGGTTCCTAAATATTGAATTCCCCACTCTATAGGTGCGGTGGCAGAATGAAGACTGTTAGGTGAGGACATTACTGGAATTGACTTGAAGGGATTAGATGAAATGCTTGTCAAGTTAGAGCCGTGATAGATTGATGAGTGTTAGCAAGAACTATTCCccatatatttttttagtatCATGTAGGCTCACTTGATGTGATGAAATATTCAAGTGAGACATTGTAATCTTTTGGTGAGGCCTCCTATTTGAGTTTCACCGTACTCTTGAAACCATTGAATAGTCTAGCAAAGGAGCAATTGAGTTTCACCAATATTATTTAtagtatttttaattaatttcaccaTAATAATCAAAGCATTGATTTGATTTATAttaatttctaataaatatatttgatacATTTCACTCGTACAGTTGATATATGGTAaatctaatattatttataagtcttcttaattaatttattttaaataatattctaaaaaaaaaacttctcctttatttattttatttttgaactatTATTCTTTTTCAGTATATATCACGTGAATCAGCcaaattagactattaataaaTAATCTTAGTACAGACATTTACACAATGCCAAACTTTGGCTGCTGAAGAGTGAACGGAACAAGTTGAAGTTGAAGTTCAAGTCTAAGCCCGGCCGCCCCCACGTTCCCTATCCATATTTCTTTCTGCCTATAAAATACCGGTTGGTCAGAGTCTGAGTCTGAGTCAATTGCtcattctcattttttttattggccttttttttcctcttttcacCAATCACCGGTATTCAAATACTAGTACAAATACAGCTGCAGCAATTTGTCAATTACTTATTTGCTGCTTCACTGTACTTTGTGGAGAGGAGAGGAGAGAAGCCAGTTTCAATCGTCCCTCAAGAGAAACTGTCACGAAAAAAGACATTGGGTCTTCCCAAATCTTGGCTTTGCATTGATGGCGGATCTCAGGTCAGCATTTCTCAATGTGTATTCCCAGCTCAAATCGGAGCTCCTTCAGGATCCTTCTTTCGAGTTTACCGATGATTCTCGTCAATGGGTTGAACGGGTATTCCACTTTCTCCCCTTCCTTTCCGTTTATACTTAGCTGTCTCGCCatagtttttcatttttctttttttgaccaTCCGATTTCCTTTACCCTTCCAGATGCTGGACTACAATGTGCCTGGAGGTAATTTAACGACCGTTGTATgacttgttaattttttaaagctTTTTCTAACTTTCTTGGCTTGATCTTCATACGCTGCAACTTGTTTGTTTTCAGGGAAACTGAATCGTGGACTCTCTGTGATTGATAGCTACCGCCTGTTGAAAGATGGAAAGGAATTGACCcaagatgagatttttcttacAAGTGCGCTCGGTTGGTGTATTGAATGGGTATCCCTCTAATCTTGTCATTTTCTCTCCTTTCTTATTCACGTAACAGACACTTGCGCTGCTTCCTCTAGTTGTTGTGCTGTTACTATGAGATGACAATAAACCTTGTGCTTGCTTTCTCGCAATAAAAACTGCAGCTTCAGGCATATTTTCTTGTTCTTGATGACATCATGGACAGCTCTCACACCCGGCGTGGCCAGCCTTGTTGGTTTAGATTGCCGAAGGTCTGTACCAAATCTGATCCTATTGTCGtatcataatttgcttaaattttCCCTCTGCCAAAATCAATTAACTTTGTTTGAACTCCTCGTAGGTTGGTATGATTGCTGTAAATGACGGTGTTATACTTCGCAATCACATCACCAGGATTCTCAAAAATCACTTTCGTGGGAAACCTTACTATGTGGATCTGCTAGATTTATTTAATGAGGTAATGAATTTGTGTATCTTAATTTCTCTTCATTCAAGAACTATACTAAATGTTTTCGGATATTTGGTTTACACAGGTGGAGTTTCAAACAGCTTCAGGACAGATGATAGATCTGATTACAACACTTGAAGGAGAAAAGGATCTATCCAAATACTCATTGCAACAGTGAGTGAAACTTTAGCAATTATTTgttttatgaaatgaaagtttgtACAATCATCGTGCATAATCCAACTGCTAACTGACCTTTAATCATATTGTGGTCGAACAGCGAGAAAGTTCCACCCTTTGCCTCGTTTCAATTTCTGCCATTTCAACTCTTTCTAATAGTATTTCTTATATATTGGTTAAAAATCTCTTTCAGGCACCGTCGCATTGTTCAGTACAAGACTGCCTATTATTCATTTTATCTTCCTGTAAGTATCAACCTCCATTTCACTTGAAGCATGCACATTGAATTATTGGCAATCTTTTTTTTCTGCAGTGTTTATAAAGGACATGGTTTCCATTCTAATGATATTGTTTTAGGCAGCACTTACTGCCTATTATTCATTTTATCTCCCTGCATCTACTCTTGAATATTCTTAATGCATGCTTATGTACATCAATAGGTTGTTAGCTGGATTTGATTAGTTGCTGCTTTATTGGCTATATCCCCTGTCAGATTAGCCATTTTGCTTCTAATGCTCCATCTATCTATTTAGGCAGCACTTACTGCTGATATTTTTACATAGGATCCTTTCTCTTAAttcattcaatcatcacattagaGTTTGATAGAATGATAGTTGTATGGGTTATTTGCTTCTTATATTACCTAAATGAACCCAGGTTGCGTGTGCACTGGTTATGTGTGGTGAAAATCTTGACAACCACATCGATGTAAAGAACATTCTTGTTGACATGGGAATCTACTTTCAAGTACAGGTaatatttggccaaattcattAGACTTTTAACCTCTACAATTTTATTCTGATATTAAAGTGGATAGATTTGAACTGAAAGTTAAATCCAAGAGTATATTTAATAGGTTAGTTGTTTGAATGTATCAGAGGTTTTATTGTAGTTGAACTTTTAGAAATTTGTGATTTCTGTTGAACATTGAGAAGGTTTCATTCAAGAACTACCTAGCACGGTTTGATTCCCAGAATGTGCTTGTGATCTGCTTTCTTGGCAGATGAAATTAATTTCTTGGTTGCTCTTCTTTTATTGTCAGATACCGTATGTTAATATTGAATTTTCCTTTTCTGCAGGATGACTATTTGGATTGCTTTGGCAATCCTGAGACCATTGGTAAGGTAAGATAGAAACTCTGGAACTAGAAGTCTTTTGGTGAAAGTTAGAAAGCTCACATCATTTGTTTTAATGAAAGAAAGCTCACATCATTTGTTTTAATGAAAGTCTTACTCAAGCTCTGTGTAAATCTCAGATTGGAACTGATATTGAAGATTTTAAGTGCTCTTGGTTGGTGGTTAAAGCTTTGGAAATCTGTAATGAGGAGCAGAAGAAAGTGTTATATGTAAGATTGGAACTGTTTCTACCAGTTGTCTTATTTCTAATAAAATTTGATATGGTTACTCATTTATGTTATGCTTTGCTTCCAGGAGAACTATGGGAAACCAGACCCTGCCAATGTTGCTAAAGTGAAGGCTCTATACAATGAGCTTAATCTCAAGGTTCAATATAATTAGGGATTTCTTCTTGGAACATAAAAAGAAAACAGGAAATGTTCTGTGATTTATTTAACGGTATTTCCTATTGTTGTATTGACAGGGCGTATTTGAGGACTACGAAAGCAAGAGCTATGAGAGGCTCGTAACCTCAATTGAAGCTCATCCTAGCAAACCAGTGCAAGCAGTGTTGAAGTCATTCTTAGGGAAGATCTACAAGAGGCAGAAATAGAATCCAGTTTCCAAAGATGAATGTGGCTGGAAAACCTCTCCCACTCTTCTGTTCTATGCTCATTTGTTTGTCTTAATATTTTATAATCAATCATCTTCTTGTTTTCTATTCCGACAAACATTCGGTTTCagatttaaataaatttcatagAGTTCTGTCTCTAGCCAATTTGAATAAGTTAACCAAAATAGGATGCATGCTCTTCTGTTTATAGATTCTGGTTATTTGGATCACTTTTGTTATTATACCTTAATAAGTCTACGTTGGGGGATGGATGAGTTTACACACAGGATTCAAAGTTCAAACTAACCTTGGATATGGTGTTGAACAACTCAAAACCCATATAAGTAATTGCCGGTAGACCGGTAACTTGTTGGCGTTTGATCTAGTTTCTACCGGCTGGATTATCGTTAAATATTGCAAGAAATCAGGGAGGTCATTTGATATTCCAGtgaacaataataaaattattgtacAGACTCCAGACCTCCAGTTGCAGACATAGAGCAGAAAGGTAGACTGCTATAGCTAGGTTCATCATTCAAGGGCCTATAGATAACGACTCAAGTGGCTTAAGGCCTAAACTAAGGGACCAAATGATTATGAATGGGGGACCCTTTTGCTTGTTATCATACCTAACAACAAAGTTCATATAATAATTAGCAAGACAGCTACTGGGAGTTTGCATAACCAATTATCTTTCATTTTTGGAAGTAAAAATACATCGTTTTTCCTATTCACTTTTGTTACAAGTACGTATGCTGGACTAGTATTGTTCGTTCTTCAAGCGTGAAAAGGAATTATTTTCTTTCAAGATGTTTTGTAGTCCACTTTTTTGCcccaatttttagtttttcttgttAGATCAATTTGCTGGCCTGTGGCTAGTACTTCTCTTTGTGCATTGCTGACACTgtgtaattacaatttttttacgAGTTATATATCGGTTTTCTTTTGGCACCGGgatttctatttctttatttatttttagattggCCCTTGAACTTTGTTACTGTTCCTCTCCTCTCCTGTTGGCTTTGTTACTATTCATCTTGTATAAAAACATCTTGTGGTTTTTAGTTTATTCTCTTTTATTCTTCTTCTATATTCTTTTCCCTTCACTCCTGGTTTTATGgttcttctcttctttttatttGTCTTGGTTTTAAGGTATCTTTTTGTCTCTTGGTTTTACCCGAAGCTGCAAAGGTTCTTGCCATTATTTGCAGAACTTCCAGAAAATGCTAAATAATGCCTTGTTGATTCTGAGGTTGCAAGTATCATAGAAGGCATTCAGGAACAAATTGTTATACTCTCGAAGGATCATTCAACTATTGAGCTCCCTTCGTAATTAACTTAATCAGAAGTTTTGAGCTTGTGTGGAAGGAGTCATCGAATTGCTCAAAGTTATCATCTCTTTTCAGGTCATTTGGTTCAGGACTGCAGTATGAAAAGACTGGTAGCTCGTAAACGAATCCCCACTCTGTTTAGACGGCTTCTCAAGTATCCCTGATCTTCTCATTTCAGTTGAACTTGGTATATAATATAGACAATGTTCTCATCACCTGTTGCTTTACATGACATGTATCTCATGCGCTTCATCTCCTATTGAACCATTAACTAGAATCTCTCTGGGCTCTTTCAAAATATGATGTATCCAACAATGAGGTATCAGGTCTTAAAATGAATGTTAATTTTAAACAATCATGCCGCCGTCTGAGTTGCAATTTGTTGTCCAGAAATGGTTGATGAAATTTTTGCTCTTGTTAGACCCTTGGGAGGTATAATTGGTTAGTATGAGTGCTTTCTTAAAGCTTAAAACAGCTTACTATATCATAGCAGAATAGAAGAGAATGATATGTTGCAGCATTGTTTAGTGGTGATATACAAAGTATCAGTAGTAGTAGTCATACAACTCTATTAACTAATATCGACACAGATAGCTGTAGTGGTAATAATCACTGCCACTGCCATTGGtagtaaataagtaaaaataaaataaaatcaaactgaATTTTGCTTGGACTTGACAAAATCAGGCTGATTGGTGATAGACCTCACCCATTCCCATTTATGGTCCTTAATATTCACTTCATTCTTAGCTTGTGCCACATCCGCCAACGGGATATATGCATGGTTTCCGTTAATAGGACCAGTCACGAATCCAGTATACCCCGCCATGAGCCCATGGATAGCCGAGTGAGCCACGAGTGTACAATACAAGTTATCCGTAGCATTTGCTGGCACCGCACGTATCATGTAAGTAGGATCTATGTACTTCACCGTAAACAACTCATGAGGATGCTCCCTGTCCCACCATTTCTTCAGCTCTGTCTTTAACCACGCACCCACATCTAGGAAAACCATGTTCCCGGATTCGTCCCTTTCCTCTTTCTGGGCTGTGGTCCTGGGTATCAAATCCTGCCCTGCCCCTTCAGCAACCACCACAACTGCATGCCCCCTCTCTTTCAGCCTTTGTTCGAGGAATTCAAGTAGCCCTCCCTTCCCTTCCAAGTAAAATTCAGTTTCGGGAATTAAACAGCAGTCCACATCTCGGCTGCTCAGTGTTGCATGGAGGGCTATGTGCCCTGTGCTTCGACCCATTAGCTTCACTAAGCCGATTCCATTCACTGCACTCTCGGCCTCCACATGAGCTGCATGGATTGCTTGCTCTGCCATTTCTACAGCTGTCTGGAATCCAAATGATCTATCAATTATGCCGACATCGTTGTCAACTGTTTTTGGAATACCGGTAACTCCTACTTTCAGTTTCCGTCGCCGAACCTCCTCAAATATTTTGACAGCACCACGCATTGTGCCATCTCCGCCTATAATGTAAACCTACAATATATTCAACTAACTTGAATTAGAcaaatttattatcaattaagACAAGAGAAATCCATCCAATTACTTTAGAAACTAATATATGTATACACATAATCGGCGACAACAAACAACCTGATTAAAGCCGTGGTTCTCAATAGCATCCACGATCTTTGTGAGGTCAAAGCCACCCCTAGATGTTTCAAGCACAGTTCCACCCCTCCTATGCCAGTTATGCACCATCTTAGGATTGAGCTCAATAggttgaatggaatagaaacCACGGTAGCCAGCTTTAATACCGTAAATTTGGCGCACCCCATAGAGGTCCCAAAGACCAACAACCAGCTCCCTTATAACAGTATTCATCCCAGGACAGAGTCCTCCACACGTGACGATAGCAGCCCTGGTGGCACAATGGTCAAAGAAAATCTGTTTGCGGGGACCTGCTCTGATATATGCCAAGTGGTGAGAAGGAGAAGCAATTGTTCCAGAGGGAGAGAGGCGGCAGGCGACTTGCCGGAGAACTACGTCGGATGTGTTTACGTAGAACCCGTCCGAAGGATGAAAGAATGGATTATGATCGAGTGGATTGGAGCCAGCAGGTTGGAGGTCTTGCAGGTAGTCGCTCAGATGAGGCAGCTTTTTGAGGGTTATAGGAGAGAATGAAAAGGCATGATCGTCAAGGTGATCATGAAGTTGCTGTTCCGGTGGTGGGTTTCGACCGGCGGCGAGATTGGTGGCTTCCGGCTGCGATAAATTAGCCATAGAGGATGAGTTGGTGTTGGCAACAGATTCAGACGGGTCGGTGTAGTgtgttttactttaaaaaaacgATGTTGTGAAAAGTGTACATATGCTCCTACGTATGCAAGACGAATGAAGGAAAAACagatgtttttgttttattttacctTTGAATTTATGCATCATGATCATTCTTGTCTATCTGTGTGTGGCATGTTTCATTCTCCACACGTGGCGATCTTTTGGTGCCACTTGTAGCTACCtggactttttttttaatttctagaaTCTAGAACTTTAATAGAATACTGTTCACTTGGGTTGGCCTCGGCTACGCTTATTAAATTTATCCAAAAATATAAATTGCTGTGAAAGACAAAGACTTGAACCGACCGCTTCACTATGCTTAATTGAATCAGATTCAAATGGAGGAACTGAAGTCTAAGATACTATGCAATGATGCAACAATTACTGGGCCTTGCTTGCATGCACCATGCAGATGAGATGCAGTACATAAGAACAGAGCCTGTCAAAAGAGAACTGAAATATAGTATCCATGCATACCACGCAGAAGTTGTGACTGCAAGCTAAGCTATGTTTGATTATTTTGGAACTAAAAGttttaacattttcatttttgggaatttattagtaattaagaagtaattttttttaaagtaatatcCATTTATCAATCCATATATAATAATGGTAATGGTAGTACCAAAGTTTTGACTCCATGGTTCCTACCTTCGACCAATCAAGTAGCTTAGCTTATCTTCCCTTAATCAATAATTAGAAGTTGTTCCAAAATAGAACTCTTCTTGGTATAGATTCTTATTTTTTCTGCTACATTTCCCTTCCTTCAAAAGTAATATATTTGAATTAAGTTGATGTCTatctatttatctatttattcaaGATTAAACAGAGTTCCATTTTGCATGAAACGGGTGAGCAGCAACTGCAATTGCAAACTGGTTATTGGTATAAATTACCAGAATCTTTTATCCTCAAAGGCAAAACTGAATACAAAACCTGCTCCGTCAATGGCACCATTCTCATGTCAAGGACCTAATACTATTACAGCAGAGGTCATTGAGGTTTGTTGTGCAAGTTCTTTTTTTATGAGGCTAATGCCGAAGGATCTTAATATCGGAAGAACAACATTTTCTATATATATCTGTGTGACAATGTTCACAACTGACATTACCGCACCTGGAG
The sequence above is drawn from the Gossypium hirsutum isolate 1008001.06 chromosome A05, Gossypium_hirsutum_v2.1, whole genome shotgun sequence genome and encodes:
- the LOC107905701 gene encoding farnesyl pyrophosphate synthase 1 is translated as MADLRSAFLNVYSQLKSELLQDPSFEFTDDSRQWVERMLDYNVPGGKLNRGLSVIDSYRLLKDGKELTQDEIFLTSALGWCIEWLQAYFLVLDDIMDSSHTRRGQPCWFRLPKVGMIAVNDGVILRNHITRILKNHFRGKPYYVDLLDLFNEVEFQTASGQMIDLITTLEGEKDLSKYSLQQHRRIVQYKTAYYSFYLPVACALVMCGENLDNHIDVKNILVDMGIYFQVQDDYLDCFGNPETIGKIGTDIEDFKCSWLVVKALEICNEEQKKVLYENYGKPDPANVAKVKALYNELNLKGVFEDYESKSYERLVTSIEAHPSKPVQAVLKSFLGKIYKRQK
- the LOC107905700 gene encoding ATP-dependent 6-phosphofructokinase 2, with the translated sequence MANLSQPEATNLAAGRNPPPEQQLHDHLDDHAFSFSPITLKKLPHLSDYLQDLQPAGSNPLDHNPFFHPSDGFYVNTSDVVLRQVACRLSPSGTIASPSHHLAYIRAGPRKQIFFDHCATRAAIVTCGGLCPGMNTVIRELVVGLWDLYGVRQIYGIKAGYRGFYSIQPIELNPKMVHNWHRRGGTVLETSRGGFDLTKIVDAIENHGFNQVYIIGGDGTMRGAVKIFEEVRRRKLKVGVTGIPKTVDNDVGIIDRSFGFQTAVEMAEQAIHAAHVEAESAVNGIGLVKLMGRSTGHIALHATLSSRDVDCCLIPETEFYLEGKGGLLEFLEQRLKERGHAVVVVAEGAGQDLIPRTTAQKEERDESGNMVFLDVGAWLKTELKKWWDREHPHELFTVKYIDPTYMIRAVPANATDNLYCTLVAHSAIHGLMAGYTGFVTGPINGNHAYIPLADVAQAKNEVNIKDHKWEWVRSITNQPDFVKSKQNSV